One window of the Hyalangium minutum genome contains the following:
- a CDS encoding serine/threonine protein kinase, which yields MSSPKAFLLLCPALVSASVGCATTTTPGNVPLRSDGSPGPEDCSEKALETMRILRMRVGDSADVELDANQIDARPITLYDGPVESYWDGALGTLQAGTRLYGRVWTGGPQVVVRWYQAHPVDGEPVPICAVARFGGNELRKRPDSKPGTAVLGYSGASAFVVNSFR from the coding sequence ATGTCCTCGCCTAAGGCGTTCCTGCTTCTCTGTCCCGCCCTAGTCAGCGCGTCCGTCGGATGCGCGACCACGACAACCCCTGGTAACGTGCCGCTGCGATCGGACGGGAGCCCGGGACCGGAGGACTGCTCGGAGAAAGCGCTCGAGACGATGCGGATTCTGCGGATGCGCGTCGGTGACTCTGCGGACGTGGAACTCGACGCGAACCAGATCGACGCGAGGCCGATCACGCTCTATGACGGCCCTGTCGAGAGCTATTGGGATGGCGCACTCGGTACTCTGCAAGCGGGTACCCGTCTTTACGGTCGAGTGTGGACAGGCGGTCCGCAGGTTGTCGTCCGGTGGTATCAGGCTCACCCGGTAGATGGGGAACCAGTTCCCATCTGTGCCGTCGCTCGCTTTGGAGGTAACGAGCTTAGAAAGAGGCCGGACTCGAAGCCCGGAACCGCCGTCCTCGGCTACTCCGGTGCCTCTGCCTTCGTCGTCAATTCGTTTCGCTGA